A region of the Meles meles chromosome 18, mMelMel3.1 paternal haplotype, whole genome shotgun sequence genome:
GGCCCCTGCGGCCACGTCCCGGTCTGTCAGAGTGCAGCAATGGCCTTGGCAGCCACCTGGCGGCCCAGGGACAGACTGAGGTCCGTGATGGCCAGAACCACCTTGGGGCTGGACATGGCTGACACCTTCACCAGTTCTGATACCTGCCGCAGACAGACAAATGGCCGCTTGCAGGGGCTGCCTGGTCCTGGGAGGAAGGAGGCCCTCCTACTCTGAgggctgccccccgcccccaggctcgGCTAAGACCTGCCGCCCCCCCCACCTGAGCCTGGGGGCGAAGCACTCACGGTGGTGAAGGGCATGAACTGCAGGATGCTGCCTCGGCTGCCCTGCTCCAGGCAATCCACACACTCCTCCATGAACCACTGCACAAACTGAGTGTGCGGGCCGGCGGTCCGCGAGCCCAGGATGGACGAGATGAGCAGGAAGAGGTTGGCTGCGCAGAAGcagaacagggggagagggagcactCTGTGAGAAGGGTCTGAGAAGACGTTAGGCTGGGAGGTGGTGGCACCAAAAAGCGAAAAGAAAGAAGCCCTTAGAGTGCCctcaaatgggggggggggtgtcaaaaagaggaagtgtgaaaggaaagcaagcaggggtggggagagggacccAACTGGAGCCTGGGGGCGACAGGAAAGTGGCTGGAGAGATGGAGGAACGAGACAGGGACACTAACGGGTGAAGGGGCACCAGGAGGTCCTCCTCCGGCTGGCAAGGCCTCAGCCCCCCCGAGCCGGAGGGCAGTGGGGGACTCACCCAGGACTCGGTTCAGTGGGTCTCTCATGTTAACCGTGTGCAGCTGGGAGGCTGACAGGGAGCTGCTCATGGAGCGGTCGGCTGTGGGGTCAAGCGGAGGGATCCTGAGGCAAAGGTCCCCTACCTTCAAAACCCCCTTCCCAGGGGACGCCCTCACCCATCAGGTGTGGAGGGTCAACCCAGGGAAGGTCCCGGATCCAGAGTCACAGAGATCTCAGTGGGAGATGAGAGAGAACACTTGGTGAGCACTGCCAGGCGCCAATCCGCAGGCTACACACAGATCAGGCCACACAACCCTCACACCCCAACTTCACGGACAAAGAAACCGAGACTCAGATTTGCTGAGTAATCAGCCAAAGGTCATAAGGTCTGTGGGTGCCAGACATAGCATCTCTCCTCTACTCAACTGCACAGTTGGCACCTTAAAGCCTAAAAGGCCTTAGAGAAACTTCTAGACTCAAGAGAAATTTCTGGAAACAGGAAAAATTAAATGCCACAGAAGAAGTCCTTGGCAGGGAGAGGTAATGACAGCAAGGGGACTCAGAGGTGCTCttcaagcaggaagagtggggagCAGTTCCAGCCCCCAGCCTCAGGGCCTGTTTCAGGGGAAGGAAGGCCAGAGCTGGTGAGTCAAAGGCACAGACTGTGCCTGAGGTAGTGAACTCACTTGTGGTGAgtaaaggggagggaagggacaaTGGTGTGTCTGGGGTTGGGCTGCGGTCTGGATGGAAGAGCTTCAGTCTTTGGGGGGAGGTCCCCAGCAACCTCTCTAGTCTCTCCGCAGGCAGAAAACAGAGCAGCAGTGTgtgtggcgggggcgggggggaaacGGGACAAACTCCCAGCACACTCTCTCCAACCAGCAAAGATGCCGGCGGCCAGGTTCTATACCAAGCAGCTCTCCCAGGCGGGAGTGAGTTCCCGGGAAAGGAGGAGCCCACCCAGCCCAGTCTGTATGCTCACTGGGACTCGAAAGGATGTTGGCATCTTCCTCATTGGAGCTCAGCAGTCGCATCAGCTTTGAGGGCTGCATGTCGTCCAAGGGGAAGAGACTGATATAATCCTGGAGAGCAAGAGAGTCACTATTACCTACCCCTGGGCCCCCAAATCTCCCATTATCAGGGAGGAGAGCTGGAGCTCAGACGGGAGTGAGGAAGAGTCGGCTCCCCACAGGCCTCAGCCGGCATCTCCAGTAAGCCCAACTTCCCCCGCCCACCCACAACCCCAGTGAGAGACCCTCTCACACAGTCACCCCTGGAGACGCTTGGCCAGGGGAGCCCCAACACAGCCATCCAGGGGCAGGGCCGCTGCCTGGGAAGGAGTCTCTGACCCCAAAAGCCCCAGAAAATGTCTGCTGAGCACATGAACAAGTGAACGGAGGGGTCCCCTACCTCAATGTCTTCACGGTGTCTCTTCTTTTGGCGGGAGGACGCCTGTCCCTTATGGGAGGAATAGGAACTCAGCGCACACCAGACGGCTAGCCTGGCAAAGGGTTCCAGAGAAAGAGGGTAAAGTCAGAGGGCCCCAGAGAGGCCCTGGCTGACAGGGCGTCCCCACAGCCCAGCCTCCCTGGGTGGCCCGAGGTGAGGGGCAGCCAGCCGTGTGCCGTGGGGACCCGAGGCTCCGAGAGAACCCTACTTGGCCAGCGCGGTGCCGGGGGGGTCCATGAGGCTGTGCCACTTGGAGGAATCGGTGAGCAGCCCCGGCAGGATGTGGCCCAGCAGGACCAGGGTCACCTGCTGCATGTCCAGACAGAAGATAGAGTAGAGCAGCTCCACCGCCCGCAGCGTGTGCTCCTTCCGCGTCTCCTTCAGCAGCTCCTGGACGGCAGGGCAGGGTGATTCAGGAGCTGAGGGCTCCCGCCACAGGCTTCCGGGGGCTCCATCCCTCACTCTGAACAGTCTCTGGCCAGCGCTCCCGGAGCAGGCGGCTCCCCTCAGAGTCCAGGAGCCCTGAGACCGAGCCCCGTGGACCAGGCTAGGGGTATTTTCTCGGTTGTCTCCCTGAGTCTGAGGAGACCCACTCCCTCAGCCTGGGTACGGGTGGGGGTCTGGCCCCCAGGTACCTTAATCAGGTTGTTGCAGAACCAGTAGACGCCTCCCATGTGCAGCAGGGTGtcaaagatgtggatggagcGGCTGTCCACCCACCCCTTCTCCAGCACCTTGGCGAATATGTCCGTCAGCACCTCCTTGATGGGTCGCTTGGGGGGCAACAGGTTCCAGTAGGGCATTGTGTCCACACCCGTGGATGGGAACTTGATCTGGGTGGCCGTCTGCTGTAGCACGTCCGCACACATGTGCTCCAGGATCGAGCTCATGATCACTACCctaggggatggggagaggaccTGATGTTTGAGTTCAGGCCACACCAGGTTCAAGAGTGCAGCAAACACCCAGGTCAGACCTTTCCCAGGACTTGAGTTACGGAAATATTCCTGGGGAATTAACCCTGTTCTTCGCAGAGGGAGGAAACAAAAGGAAGTTACAAGACCCTAGCAGACCTGACCCTACCAGTCCTGCTTCTGGCAGGCCTCTCACCTGCTGGGCACAAAGCCTAAGCCGGGGAAGCAGTTTGCTCTCCTCCCCTAAGTTATTCCAACAATATGTTCctattttctctctcactgtctccaacttccccccatcccccctccaGACCTGAGCCCTGCCAATCCCtggacataaataaatataatcactTCCCTCTGGGCTgagtgctgggggtggagggggggggtcGCCGCCCAGCCCTGGCCTCCTCCCAAAGTAAACTGTTACTTCCAGGACAGGGGCCCAAGGGCTGCCCCACAAGACTCTTCCCGGCCTTTGATAGCTGAGCAAATAGAAGCGTATATCCAGGAATTTTCTCACGAGCAGTCTTTGACTGAGTTAGCACTCAGATCCGGGTGTGAGTGCTCACTGTTCCTGGAACGCGGGGTGGCTCTGGGAAAGCTGCTGTGACTTTCAGCACCGCTTTTTCCACCTGCACGAGTACCCACAGATTCCCCACTATTCCTCACCCCGGGAGGAGTCAGGGAGCTTAGCACGGGTTCTGTCATAGGCAACCCTCCATTACTTGTGGGAAGAAGGAtttgagggaagaagggagaaggaggtgaGGAAAAAGTCACAGCCTCACGGACCCTCTCCAACCATCTCTCAGCACGATGGTCCCCTTCTCCCCTCTAAGGCACCTTGATGGCTACCCAGTGCATCCTCTGGCCTAGCTCGCTGGTCGCTCATGCCCACTGCATGGCAGCACTATTCACAGCAGCCAAGAGGAagaaaccacccaagtgtccatccaccgAGGAATGGATCATGTGGCGCATATGTACAACGGAGTATTATTCTGAAGGGGATTCTGACCCAGGTTACGACATGGATGAACCCGGGGAACATCATGCGAAGTGAAACACACCAGGCACAGCAAGACAAACACTATAGGATTCCACTTGCACGGgctacctaaagcagtcaaattcacaaaagcagaaagtagaatggtggttaccagaagctaagggaggaggaaaaaaacgGGTGAGTTGTTACTTAATAGCTACAAAGTCTCAgatttacaagatgaaaaagttctggagatctgtttcacAATGAAGCGAATACCTCATGCTGCTGAACTATAGACTGAACTAAGATAGTCAAtgctatgcatttttttttttttaccagaatttaaaaaagaaaattaatggacAGGGGAACGAACCAATACCATTGAACTCAACACAGATGAAGCCGCCAGGGAGGTCTGCCAAGCCTCTGAAAAGCCAAGGCAGCAAAATGTCACAAAAGAGAGGCAGGTAGGAAGATGAAGAGTGTGGGTTAGGCCCCGGGGTCAAGGTTCTACGGATGGGCTCCTAGTGCCTAGACCCAGCCACAGCGAAGACAACCACTCTATTCTCCTGGTAAGCTAGTTCTCTGGAACTTGGGCTCTCTGAAGACGGGAATCATAGTGATTAGGGGTCTGGGCTTCTGGGACACAGCAGGTGTTGGGTCTTAAACATTCCTGGCACAGGGACACACACTCAGTGCTGCCGAGTCAGTGTGTGAACACGGAAATGAGACTGCGAGTGAGTGAGCAAGCGGCATGTTTGGGGACATTAAAAGCAGAGGGGGATATTGGTTACTGGAGCTGCTGCCTTCTCACGGCAGACCGACAGCGGTCCAGGAGGGAGGGCACGCGGGGCTACTGACCTCTCATTGTAAAACTGCAGCGTGTTCTCACTGTACAGCGGCCCCGCCAGCTGCCGGATCATCTGCAGTGACTTCTCGCGCTCATCCAGCCCCAGCATCCGCACGTGGGCCACAAGCCAAGCCACAGCACACACTGCCAGACTGCACACCTTCCCCTTGATGTTATCtgtgattttctgggggaggggaaggggtgacTGAAGCCACTATCGCCCCCTCCCTGACCATCACTTTTCCCGGCCTCCATGGGCAGCTAAGTTTAGCAGGTGGAGTCCTGGACCGCATCCCCCACCTCTTCTTACCACAAATACGCTCTTCCCCAAGTTACCTGGGTGGGAGGGAGTAGCTAAGCCTATGATTACAAGGAAGATCAACATCCAAGCATGAGCTCCTAGATTTAAGGGTCTTCTTGTTCTTATAAAGTGTACCAAGCTATCAAACACTGGCTCTGTGTCCCCGGGAAGAGAGAAGGCTGCTGGAAAGGTGGGGCTACCTGGATGGACTCGAAGGCCAGTACCCCATTCTCCCAGGCATTGAGGATCTCCAAGATGGCTGCTGAAATGCTGAGACAGGCTTCGTGCCACTTCATCTGCCTacgagggggtggggtgggagaaaaATCACCATGGGGGAGTGTGGGatgggctgagggagagggtcttggcctgcccccCACCGCCACCTTTGGAGCGGGTACCCAGCCACTGACACCAGCTTCATCTCCGAGGAGTTGTTGAGCAAGGCCACCAAGGACTCCACCTTGGTGGAGTCAGGCCAGAAGCAGGGGTGGTCAGGGTTCAGGATTTTGCCCTCCTCGGGCATGCAAGTCTGCATCCACGTCTCAAAGAAGGGCACCTGCGCTCCTGTGCTGGACTCGGACAGAATCACCTAGGAAAGGAAGGGAGCGTCGGCAGCCagtgctctgtgcctcagtctcctgtGCCACTGCCTTTACTTTCCAGCTTGAAGACGGAAGACAAACTGGTCAAAGGGAGAAAGACGGGGGGTATGCTGCCACCTAGTGGTGAGTGTGGATGTGACCCATGGGGCACCCATGGACCTGCCAGCGGTGGGGGCACCTGCGTTCTACAGCCAGACTAAGCAGCTTGGGAgaccagggtgggggtgggggtgtgtgcaTCAAGTTATTGGTCATTTCCTCCCATTCTTCCCACCCCTAATCCTGGTACCCCTAACCCTGAATGGTCTCCTCTCACTCACCTCTGAACCATAGGTCTGAGCAACGTGGCACAACATGAGGAAGGAGATGTCGAAGAGCAAGGCACGAACGGAGGCTGCTTTGGCTACGGAGAACAAGAAGGCTGACCCCACAGCCCCAAACAGGGCCCAGAGCCGGGTCTGAATCAGGAGGGGATCAAGATTTGCCTCAAGGAAGGTCAGTGACCAAGTGGCTCCTTCAAAGCTCTGAAGCTCAGAATCCTTTTCTTGAGTCTCAGTTAGAACATCATCCCTTCCTTGGAATCAAAGACTCCTGATACCCTCCTTCTTCCCAGTAGCCAACCAAATCATAAAGGGGGAGGGCAAAAGACAGAGGTGGTTTTGGAAGAATCCTTTTCCCAGCATTCACCTCTTTCAAGGCTCCCCAAAAGCTTCAGTCAGTCATTGCTCGAGGGAGAAAACAGCCTCCCCAGGAGAAGCAATggcccttctgccctcccctgttctctccccccaccacccctcccacaGCGCTGAGTCTGGGGGTGCACAGAGCTGACTTACCGAGTTCTTCATTGCCGTGCGTAGTGAATTCATTCAAACTGGGGGAGGAAAAGAAGTCACAGTTAGCAGGGCAGGGGGTCAGGGGGCTATACCTGTCCAGAAAGGCAGTCACTAGAGTCTGAATTAGGGGTTAAACTTAAAAAGAACACCACCGCTACACAGAAAAGAACactattgttttttgggttttgttttgtttgtttgtttgttttttaaagaacactgtttttaaacatttccaaGGCACGGCGCCTGGCTAGCTCGGTCAGTAGAGTatgttactcttgatctcagggctatgagtttgagccccatgatgggtgtagatattactttaaaatcttaaaaaatatatatgtacattccAAGGCCCAGAGAATGGCTCACTGGATGGAACAAAGTTCTATATATCAAATTCCAGGTCAAACAAAAAAGTCAACAGTGTTTGAGAGCCCCTTATTAACAACTGGGCGCACCCAAATCCCTCCACACCCACCATTCAATGTCATCTCATCAAACACCTCCACTTCATGCTCAGCTGCAAAGAAAAAAGGGCTTGACATCCAGGGAGCTGGCCCTTCCCCCAGGGTCTCCAAGTGGGATCCTCTGGCTTGCTCTGGGCATCTCCAGGGAGACCCAGACCCCAGTGCCTTGCCCCTATTCTGCTACCTCCTCCTTCAGGCCTGCCTCCCTGACCCTGGCCAGGGCTCAGACTTCCTTACTTGATGAATTTCCGGGCGAAGGATTTAAGTTTCCCAGTGGCGGCAGCAGCGGCCAGCAGCAGATCCAGACTCTTCCCGGACAGCATGTGGCCCAGGACTCCTAGCAGGCCCTCTGGGGACTTGGAGTGGTCTGCATCCATCGTCTGGGGACACGACAGGAAATCAAGTCCTGAAGAACAACTGAAGACCTCCCCAGATACAGCCTAACTGCAGCTTCCCTCTCTGCACGTCTCCATTAAATGGCATACCATAACCTGCAATCCGTTCTACATCTTTCTGACTCCAGTCTGGAAAACCATTCCCCAAATCTATCCTCGCTCTCTGATCCATCCTTCTCAACTAAACTGAGCTCGCGGCAGTGAGGGTGGGGAGTGAGAGTCTCCACTGCCACTGTGGGAGCAGGTGAAAGGCCCTACCACAGGGCCTGCCTTCCAAGTAATGCTCAACAAATAGGATTTTTCAATGGTGGCTTCCCTGCCTTGTCTGTTTCTCTACTTCCAAAGTAACTACATACAAAAGCCAGAAGACAGAGAGCTCTATGGCCTCGGTTTATTTCTCTAAAAGTAGagccaaaaagaggaaaaaaggaagagatgagCCTGGAGGCAAGGGAAGGGCACACACACCTTGAGGATATTTGTGACAGTGGGCTCTGCCCGGAGGATGAGCCCAGGATTGGGCTGGATGTTGGCATTTTCTCCTGATTTCAGCTGGGGTGCATGCTCCCGGTCTGCTGCGCTGTGGCCACGAGCCGTTggccaagagaagggaaaagacacAGAGATTAGTTCCTGACGTGCTCCCTGGTCTGGCTCCAGAAGCAGAGGCCAGGGAGGGACGGTGGGGCACACAGGAGAACCTCTGGGGTTGGGGTGATGTTTATGAAAGCACACCCACTGTTCCAACTGCTTCAGTCTGTCACGGATCATTACCTCAATTTTGAAAGTCCACTTGAGATTAAAAGAAGATTTAGGATTTTTACTTTGCTCACAAAAGAGGGTGGGAATTCAAGTGTAGCACCCAAGGGTGCAGAACCCTGGTGGGCAGAAACCAGTGTCTGCTGTTCCTGGTAACCCTAGGCATGGCCCCAGGCACCTGGACAGGGGGGAAGGCACCCAGCGGTCCACACGGGACGTGAGGGAAGGAGGGCAAGTGGCGCCTCAGCCAGCCCGAGGGAGCTCACGCTTACCGCTTGGCCATGAGGTTGGTCACACTGGCTTCAGACAGAAGCCCCTGCTTGCTACATTCTTGGAGTAGGAATTTTGTACAGTCACAGCTGTGAGGGAAAAAGATAATGAGGGGTCGGGGCACACGGCAGGGATTCCTGAGGGGTGGAACAATAGGCCCCTGCCTGGTGTCCTCCCTCCTTCAGGACGAAGAATGCTCTGAGTGCCTGAGGGATGGGAGACGGGCTgctgcctcctgcccctgccaAGGGGATTGAACCAGGTGCCCGTCTGCTGAGGACCATCTAGCACAGAGAAGCAGGGGCAGAGCCCAGAGCACCTTCCAGTAGGAGCGGGTGAGCAGGGGAGTCGTACTTGCAGCGCTGGTCAGCTTTGTCCAGCAAGGGTGTGAGCTTCAGCAGGAACTCGAAAGCACAGCTGACGTCCTCGGTAAAGTCCTGCGAAGAGCCAGGAGCTGCCATCTGGCTTCTAGGCCCTCCGCTCCACCCACAGCTTGTGATTCAGGCTCATGGGGACACCCCGCTGGATACAAAGCGCGACAAGCTGGTCACAGCCACCACTGGCTTGCAGTGACAGGATGGGGAGGAGTGTAGAGGACCAGTGCTCTACGCCGGCCCTGGGCACCTGGGGCACCTCACATCGCGTGTGGCCGGGCCGCCTCCATGTGGAGAGCAGGGGCGCGTGTGGACGCACGCAGATGCTCAGACACGCTCATGCCTCCAGCCTACCCCCGGGTGCAAGGACACAGTCGGACCCTTCCCTTGACCGTTTCTCCCGTGCCCTTGTGGAAAGAAGGATTCACCAACTCCCACGCCCATCTCATTTCTTCAACTTACCTTGTCCCCGTGACAGTATTTCTTTAACTTCACCAGCACCTGTGGGATCTAGAGAATGAggcaagagaagaaacaggaagatcgatttcttctctttcccccagAACTGACGCATCCCCTCCATCTCCCTGCTCCAAGCAGAGATACAGGAACCCTTCCACCCCAGAAAGGAAAGCACTCTGAGGGCCAAATCAGAAAGCTGGCAGGCCTCCAAGTGTCCGGTGCCCGATGCCTACAGGTTACAGGGACCCCTCACTTCTGCTGGTTCCACAAGCAATCGCCATAAACCCTGGGAACCCTGATTCAAGGACCGGGGCCACTTCTCTTGGCCCATAAGTGCCCTGCGCCAGTCTGGCTGATGATAGAGCTAAACGGCACCTGTGTGCTCAGAGATGGCAGGCGCCTGCCAAGTCAGCTAAATATAGCCCTGGGACTTTCAGAGAAAAGACTCGGTGGGAACTTGCGCTGGGGGACCTGGCAGGTGGCGGATAATGCCAGTGGGGAGAAATGCAGGACAAAGATCCTGGATGTCGCTGCTTTTCCTGAGAACCATTTCTAGACTGGGCGCTCTGTTGCTCCCCCGTCCCAGGTACCTTGAGGAAGGTGAAAGCTGTCCACTTGAGCTCCTCTGTACCCTCGGGAGACTCGATGAGCCCCACGAAGCAAGCCTTCCAGATTTCCAGGACAAAAAGTGGGGTGGGAATATGCTGTGGGATGAtgcaagagtgaaccctaagagGGCGCCCATCCCCCTTCATCTTCTGAAGGCCCCAGGGTGGGGGCAAGGTCGGGGCTGGTCAGGCCAGCTCAGAGGCCATGCAGGACAGGTGCTGACCCACTCCAGGGTGAGGAGCAGGGATGACATGTGAAATGCCAGCACCATGCACGACAGGGATCCGCTTTCCACCGTGAGTCAGGAGAAACCCCCTTTCTCCTAGTAAGTACCAGAAGActcctccccacagccccacGTGGCCAGCCCACCACGTGGACAGAGCAGCAGCTCTGGGCTGCCCACCTGCATGCGCTTCACCATCATCAGCTGTTCCACCAGGGGCTGTGTCTCGCCTGTCAGGTTCATGGTGCCCTCGAGCAGGACCACCGCGTGGACTGTGGGGTAGCCCGTCTTGTGTAGCTGCTCCGAGTGTACAGCCAGCATCGTGGGGATGCTGAAGGGAACAGATATACAGGGCACAGTGTAGGGAGCCAGAAAGAGGTGGAGGGCAGGTGAGAGCAGAGGGGTGGAGGCCAGGGGCCACAACTCCCCACCCACACCCAGggcctttcctctctccctccaccccgaTGAGCCTGGAAGTCCGGTACCTCCTAATGAGCGTGCCACACTGCTCAGCCTGGCTCCGGAGCTGGGGGTTGCTGAGACTGGCCAGGATCTCCCCAAGCTTCAAGAGAGAATGCTCAATGGCAGTCCAGGAGGCTGGTGGAGGAAAGGCAGACCCACGATGGGaaacagaggagaggaagacacTGGCCCTGAGCTCAACTTTGGCCCCCCCCCGGGCCCTCAAAACCACATATGGAGGCTTCCCCTGAGGATGACATGGAGGCCAGGGGCCTGAGGGCAGCATGCACTGTTTCTAGAAGGGGGGTGAGCACCAATAGTGAAGACCCTAGAAACCAACCCCAGAGGCCTGCCTTCTAGCGGGGGATGCACACGGCCGAACTGAGAGCCTAGGTACAGCCTAACATAGGCAGTGCTAGAGAGAGGCACAGTGGAGGTCCAGTGGCTGGAAAAGGAGGTGGCCCCAAATCACATCAGGAGTGGCCACCCTTGCAAGTGGGCCCCACTTTCTACTGCCGTTGGGCTAGATCCCTAACCAGCCTCCTCAGCTCCCCACTGCCTCATCCTGCCTCGTCCTCTGCTCTCACCACCCAGACCCTCTGCAGGTGCCCCCGCCTGGCTAATCACCACCCTCAAACTCACTCTCCTCAAGCCTTTGTTCAAGCCCAGATCCTCACCCAGCTCACCCAGCTGGTCCAACCCACTGACCTCTCCTCCCAAATGCTTGAGCTCATGGTCTATACCGCATTAATTCACACTTAATTATGTGTCACTTGTCCTAGTTACAACTCCAGAGGGTCAAATGATGGATACTGGCACCAACTAGCCCATTAGCCTCCATGTGGCATggggaaacaaaaagataagacCTGAGATCcattaaaattaagttaaatattcatttccttttcaagCCACTAAGCATTTGTCAAGGGCTCAAGATAGGTAAGACACTGTCAACACAGCCCGTTTTCATGGAGGGGTCATCTCTCTGGACTTTCTGACGGGCAACAAAACATACTTTGAGAACCAACAAATATATGAATCCTAATAATAAATTCTCTAAACAGGTCCTGAAGACCTGGGTGTGACCCATTCTAGCATTCTTGTTATTGGAGAATCAGAGATCCTTAGGTGGTCTCAAGCCACTACAAGACTGTGGCCTTGGGCCCCACATCCAGAAACACCaaagtctcccctcccaccagGTGATCTGTCTCCTCTCAGGCTCTGGAGGGTTCCATTATTTCACATCTGCACTTGAGTCAAGAGACGCATGATCCAACAGGCCTGAGAGCAGACAGGTACCGTGTTAAAGGGCCATGTTAGGCAACACTCGAACACAAGTCATGTGCTTTCAGATGAGTAGTGTGGAGACAAACACAAGGACGGATGGTGTGCTTCTCTCGTCCTCTAATTTCTTCCATGTATATTACATACTGGCCTTGCTCCCCACTAGCATGTATGCTTGTCGAGGGCAGGGACCCTGCCACATGCTCCTTTg
Encoded here:
- the MED24 gene encoding mediator of RNA polymerase II transcription subunit 24 isoform X1; the encoded protein is MKVVNLKQAILQAWKERWSDYQWAINMKKFFPKGATWDILNLAEALLEQAMIGPSPNPLILSYLKYAISSQMVSYSSVLTAISKFDDFSRDLCVQALLDIMDMFCDRLSCHGKAEECIGLCRALLSALHWLLRCTAASAERLREGLEAGAPAAGEKQLAMCLLRLEKTLSSTKNRALLHIAKLEEASLHTSQGLGQGGTRANQPTASWTAIEHSLLKLGEILASLSNPQLRSQAEQCGTLIRSIPTMLAVHSEQLHKTGYPTVHAVVLLEGTMNLTGETQPLVEQLMMVKRMQHIPTPLFVLEIWKACFVGLIESPEGTEELKWTAFTFLKIPQVLVKLKKYCHGDKDFTEDVSCAFEFLLKLTPLLDKADQRCNCDCTKFLLQECSKQGLLSEASVTNLMAKRAADREHAPQLKSGENANIQPNPGLILRAEPTVTNILKTMDADHSKSPEGLLGVLGHMLSGKSLDLLLAAAAATGKLKSFARKFINLNEFTTHGNEELAKAASVRALLFDISFLMLCHVAQTYGSEVILSESSTGAQVPFFETWMQTCMPEEGKILNPDHPCFWPDSTKVESLVALLNNSSEMKLVSVAGQMKWHEACLSISAAILEILNAWENGVLAFESIQKITDNIKGKVCSLAVCAVAWLVAHVRMLGLDEREKSLQMIRQLAGPLYSENTLQFYNERVVIMSSILEHMCADVLQQTATQIKFPSTGVDTMPYWNLLPPKRPIKEVLTDIFAKVLEKGWVDSRSIHIFDTLLHMGGVYWFCNNLIKELLKETRKEHTLRAVELLYSIFCLDMQQVTLVLLGHILPGLLTDSSKWHSLMDPPGTALAKLAVWCALSSYSSHKGQASSRQKKRHREDIEDYISLFPLDDMQPSKLMRLLSSNEEDANILSSPTDRSMSSSLSASQLHTVNMRDPLNRVLANLFLLISSILGSRTAGPHTQFVQWFMEECVDCLEQGSRGSILQFMPFTTVSELVKVSAMSSPKVVLAITDLSLSLGRQVAAKAIAAL
- the MED24 gene encoding mediator of RNA polymerase II transcription subunit 24 isoform X2 gives rise to the protein MKVVNLKQAILQAWKERWSDYQWAINMKKFFPKGATWDILNLAEALLEQAMIGPSPNPLILSYLKYAISSQMVSYSSVLTAISKFDDFSRDLCVQALLDIMDMFCDRLSCHGKAEECIGLCRALLSALHWLLRCTAASAERLREGLEAGAPAAGEKQLAMCLLRLEKTLSSTKNRALLHIAKLEEASLHTSQGLGQGGTRANQPTASWTAIEHSLLKLGEILASLSNPQLRSQAEQCGTLIRSIPTMLAVHSEQLHKTGYPTVHAVVLLEGTMNLTGETQPLVEQLMMVKRMQHIPTPLFVLEIWKACFVGLIESPEGTEELKWTAFTFLKIPQVLVKLKKYCHGDKDFTEDVSCAFEFLLKLTPLLDKADQRCNCDCTKFLLQECSKQGLLSEASVTNLMAKRAADREHAPQLKSGENANIQPNPGLILRAEPTVTNILKTMDADHSKSPEGLLGVLGHMLSGKSLDLLLAAAAATGKLKSFARKFINLNEFTTHGNEELAKAASVRALLFDISFLMLCHVAQTYGSEVILSESSTGAQVPFFETWMQTCMPEEGKILNPDHPCFWPDSTKVESLVALLNNSSEMKLVQMKWHEACLSISAAILEILNAWENGVLAFESIQKITDNIKGKVCSLAVCAVAWLVAHVRMLGLDEREKSLQMIRQLAGPLYSENTLQFYNERVVIMSSILEHMCADVLQQTATQIKFPSTGVDTMPYWNLLPPKRPIKEVLTDIFAKVLEKGWVDSRSIHIFDTLLHMGGVYWFCNNLIKELLKETRKEHTLRAVELLYSIFCLDMQQVTLVLLGHILPGLLTDSSKWHSLMDPPGTALAKLAVWCALSSYSSHKGQASSRQKKRHREDIEDYISLFPLDDMQPSKLMRLLSSNEEDANILSSPTDRSMSSSLSASQLHTVNMRDPLNRVLANLFLLISSILGSRTAGPHTQFVQWFMEECVDCLEQGSRGSILQFMPFTTVSELVKVSAMSSPKVVLAITDLSLSLGRQVAAKAIAAL
- the MED24 gene encoding mediator of RNA polymerase II transcription subunit 24 isoform X3 — protein: MKVVNLKQAILQAWKERWSDYQWAINMKKFFPKGATWDILNLAEALLEQAMIGPSPNPLILSYLKYAISSQMVSYSSVLTAISKFDDFSRDLCVQALLDIMDMFCDRLSCHGKAEECIGLCRALLSALHWLLRCTAASAERLREGLEAGAPAAGEKQLAMCLLRLEKTLSSTKNRALLHIAKLEEASSWTAIEHSLLKLGEILASLSNPQLRSQAEQCGTLIRSIPTMLAVHSEQLHKTGYPTVHAVVLLEGTMNLTGETQPLVEQLMMVKRMQHIPTPLFVLEIWKACFVGLIESPEGTEELKWTAFTFLKIPQVLVKLKKYCHGDKDFTEDVSCAFEFLLKLTPLLDKADQRCNCDCTKFLLQECSKQGLLSEASVTNLMAKRAADREHAPQLKSGENANIQPNPGLILRAEPTVTNILKTMDADHSKSPEGLLGVLGHMLSGKSLDLLLAAAAATGKLKSFARKFINLNEFTTHGNEELAKAASVRALLFDISFLMLCHVAQTYGSEVILSESSTGAQVPFFETWMQTCMPEEGKILNPDHPCFWPDSTKVESLVALLNNSSEMKLVSVAGQMKWHEACLSISAAILEILNAWENGVLAFESIQKITDNIKGKVCSLAVCAVAWLVAHVRMLGLDEREKSLQMIRQLAGPLYSENTLQFYNERVVIMSSILEHMCADVLQQTATQIKFPSTGVDTMPYWNLLPPKRPIKEVLTDIFAKVLEKGWVDSRSIHIFDTLLHMGGVYWFCNNLIKELLKETRKEHTLRAVELLYSIFCLDMQQVTLVLLGHILPGLLTDSSKWHSLMDPPGTALAKLAVWCALSSYSSHKGQASSRQKKRHREDIEDYISLFPLDDMQPSKLMRLLSSNEEDANILSSPTDRSMSSSLSASQLHTVNMRDPLNRVLANLFLLISSILGSRTAGPHTQFVQWFMEECVDCLEQGSRGSILQFMPFTTVSELVKVSAMSSPKVVLAITDLSLSLGRQVAAKAIAAL